The nucleotide window CACCGTCCGGCTGCGTGGCCGGGGTGAGCGAGAACCACGGTCTTCTCTGCCGCCTCCGCCCGGCCCCGGGCGGGAGGCGGTCAGGCTCTACCGTGCGATACCCGGGTGCGACGCGACAGGGAGTCGACGATGACCGCGAGCAGCAGCACCGCACCGGTGATCATGTACCGGATCGACGAGTCCAGGTTGAGCAGGGTGAGGCCGCTGGAGATCGACTGGATCACCAGGATGCCGAGTAGGGCGGAGAACGCGCTTCCGCGGCCGCCGAAGAGGCTGGCGCCGCCGATCACCGCTGCGGCGATGGCGTTGAGGTTGGTGTCGCCGCCGCCCGAGCCCTGGTTGGCCGCCGCCAGCCGGCCCGCGGCGAGGATGCCGCCGAGGGCCGCGAAGGTGGAGCAGAGCACGAACACGGTGAGATACACCCGGGTGACGTTGATGCCGGAGCGGCGGGCAGCCTCGACGTTGCCGCCGACCGCGTAGACCGACCGGCCCCAGCGGGTGCGGGTGAGGAAGAAGTTCATCACCACGACGAGCACCAGGAACAGCAGGAACATCGCGCCGACCCCACGGGTCTGGTTGAGGTACCAGGTGGGCACCCCAAGCACCAGGAGCAGGAACACGCTGCGCACGATGATCGACGAGGTCGGCACGGCCGACAGCTCGGCCGCGGCCCGGCGGTTGGCGGTGAGGAACAGTTGCGCGGCGTAGGCCAGCACGGTGAGCACCACGAGCAGGTACGACGCCCAGTCGGGCAGGAACCACTGCTGGCAGAACTGC belongs to Cryobacterium sp. SO2 and includes:
- a CDS encoding sugar ABC transporter permease codes for the protein MTTPTSTPPPASPEGAAPPTETVRLAAVAADLQDERLIQPHGIGGTVRAFGKRVRSGDIGSLPVVIGLIVIWVAFSLLNPNFLSSTNLVNLTLQCAAVGTISIGIVLVLLLGEIDLSVGSVSGLSAAILAVSFVNMGWPLPVSLLASLLAGVAVGLLYGFLYTRFGVPSFVITLAGLLGFLGLQLWVLGSTGSINIPFDSWIVQFCQQWFLPDWASYLLVVLTVLAYAAQLFLTANRRAAAELSAVPTSSIIVRSVFLLLVLGVPTWYLNQTRGVGAMFLLFLVLVVVMNFFLTRTRWGRSVYAVGGNVEAARRSGINVTRVYLTVFVLCSTFAALGGILAAGRLAAANQGSGGGDTNLNAIAAAVIGGASLFGGRGSAFSALLGILVIQSISSGLTLLNLDSSIRYMITGAVLLLAVIVDSLSRRTRVSHGRA